TCCCCGGTCACAGGGGTGCAACCCGGGGTGCTCCCGGGACGGGGCGGACCCCCGCGAGAGGCGTCTCGCGTAGAGGGGCAGGTTGGCGTAGGAGTTCACGCAGGCGTGGGGATCGCACGCCGGCACGGTGAAGGTGGCACGGGGGTTTTGCCGGCAAGCCTCCCGGTAGGACGGCAGCCTGGTCACGGGCGAGCGCGGTGGCAGCCGGCCAGCGGCCTGCGGGCAGCGGGAGCCGCAGCCGTAGCCGGCCTCGGCTTCGGGGAAGAGGTCGGGCACGTCGGCGCgggcggccgggcggggggcCCCGCAGCGCCGCAGTCCCGCGGGACGCCGCTTCTCGCCGCGCTCCCCGGGCGCCCTGGCCGAGCTCGCCCACCGGCTCAGCTTCTCCCGCTCCATCACCGCCGCCTCCGGCCGCGCCGGCTCGCCCCTGGCTCTGCAAGTCCTGGTGACTTTCGGGAAGGCTCCGCGAGAGCAGGATGGAGGCAGGAAGGCGCTGCCCACTTCCCGCTTCTTCTCCGCTGCCGAGAGTAGCCGGGGCAGAGTCCCTGAGCCCCCGTGTGCCCCGTCCCTCTGGACCAAGGGGTTGTTTTGCAGCCGGTCCCCCCGTCCCGACGGCCGCTTGTGCTCCCTGTAGATGTCCGGTGGTGGGAGGTCCCTGGGGGATGTGGGGGGCGGGAGGGGAGCCCCGACATGGTTCCCAACCAGCATCTGCTCCCCATAATCCCCTCCTGGGGAAGTCTTCACCAGGAGGTGGGGGAAACCTGTGAGAGCTTCATCCCCTACACAGCCACCCCGAAACTTCAGAGGGTGTAGCAGGTGGAGGTGCTCGTTTTCCCCTCTCCAATTCTCCTCCCCGTGCAGACGGGAGTCCACGGGGATGGGCTGGGGCAGCGGCAGCCCCAGGGGAGCACCCTTGGGCGCGTAGGCTCTCCCCAGCCTCTCGGCAGGGTGCGGGCCAGAGGGGGGCCCCCGGTGTGCGCCGGTGCTGTTCTGGACCACGAGCTGGGGTGTCCTCAGGGAGAAGGTGGTCTGGAGGCGCTCGCTGTGGTTGCTCCAGTCCTCAATGGTGCGGGTGGCCTGCTCCAGTGAGCCGCCCACGCTGGCCGTTGTCACCATCTCTTTGGCCGcctgcagcattttcagcacattggcctgggctgagctggcagtgaCATCGGGTGTGGGCACCCGCCCGGGGCTCGACAGAGTCTGTACCCCATTGAAGCAGCTGTAGATGCCCTGTGGGGAGAAATGGGGACCCCCCCCATTGTCAGCAAGGTCAGTGGGGTCCTGTGCTCCTGAGCCCACCCTGCTGAGCTGAATTCATGCTGCTGAGTCTGAGGTAGCTTCAGAGCATTGAcgccccctcccccccccccccccccccccagatcCCCAGAACTTGTCAACATGGGTAACACTATCCTTTATCACCCCTTTCTCCAGGGTTGCTGATGAGGATACGGGGTCATTCCCAGGACTGAGCCCTTTCCTCAAACTTGGCTTTTCTCACCAAGATTTCATATCAACAAGAACATCTTTAGTCCTTCCCATGCAGGTCAAAGGACAGTGCCCACCAAGCCCCATCCATCTCTGTAACACCGTGTGAAGACATTTGTTCCCCTCGAAAGCCCCTGTCAGCATCCCTCACCCTGCTGATGGCCAGGAGGAAGTCAAGCTTGTGGGACTTGGGGACGGAATGACGCAGCTTCCAGTAGACGAGGTGCTCCCAAGCGAAGACCAGCAGGCTCAGCCCCATGGCCACCAGCAGCATGTAGAAAACCCCAGCCATGTTGTCAATGTCCAGCTTGCTGCTCATCACCTCATTCTTCTCATTCTGGCAGATCCCTGACAGCCAAACCGTCTCCAGCTTCTGGGTCTCACCTGGGACATGCATAACAGTGCGGGGGTTGAAAATCCACCCCTGGGAATCATTTTCCCAAGCACATCTCTGCCCCTTTCCACCCTACTGTGGGTGGAGGAGGATAAAGAGACTCCTGAGCCTCTGGAGCTGGAATCACTTAATGTTGCCACTGCCATTGGCCTGAGTATCTCACCAGTCACTTATCCTTCTCCAGAGTCCTCTCCTGACTCTGTTCCCCCCCCATGTGCCAGCCAGCCATGCTTACTGTCCTCTTCCCAGGCTTCTCCTCAGGACCCTCAAATGTTGGGCACAGCCATCTCCAGGATTTTACAATCCCAGAGGGAATGAAACACACAACATCTGGAGGATTTCATATCCACTGAAAGGAGCTGGTGAAGTCCCTCAGTGTCATCCTGCCATGAGGATGTCAGCTGTGAAGGCTGCACAGGGTTTGAGGACCAAAGCCCTGTTCCCTGGGTTAatctgcagggcaggggtggggcaggatggggacagggctAAGGAGGAGCTCACACAAACACCCACCATCTCCCAGGaactggagcagagccaggtcAATGGCCCGCTTCCAGCGCGAGTCCTTCTGCAGGGCAATGCCGTAGCCCGTGGTGGCAAACACCTTCCCGCTGCCGATGGTCACCAGCTTGCAGCCCTCGTCCTTGCCTGCCATGTAGTTGAGCACCGCTGCGTCGTAGATGAAGGCATCCAGCTTCCTGCCCCACCAACAGGAGGAAGGGTGAGGGGGGTCTGAAAGCCCGTTAGTGGGGGAGGCTGTGCCCATTTGGGGAGCTCTATCCCTTTCAGAAAGCTGTAGCCCATCTGGAGGGGTTTCTATGTTCTCTTGGGGTCCCTGACCCATCCTGGAGTTCTGTAACCACACTTGGAGGGGAAGTACCCAATCTTGGGGGAGCTGTACCACTTGGGGGAGCCATGCCCCATCTGGGGTGAGCTGCATCCCTTTTGAGGGAAGCTGTATGAAGCTGTACCCCATCTGCAGCAGGTTGTGCCATGTTTGGGGGTCCTGTACTTCATCCAGGGAAGATGCACAGAGCCATACCCTATCTGGGAGAGCTGTACCCAGCCTGGGGGGCTCACATCCAACTTCTGGGAGGTTGTACCCCAATTGAGAAATCTCTTCTCCATCTGGGAAGTACTGTGCCCTATTCCAGGGAGCCTTAGTTATTTGGGGATGCTGTATGTCATTTGGAGGAGCTCTGAGAGCCATACCCCATCTCAGGGAGCCATACCCCATTTTGAGGCTGGTGAGGGCGTCCTCCACAGAGCGCTGGTTGTACTTCACCATGTGGGTGTGCATGTCGGGGTAGTTGCTGCGGATGTTCCTCTCAGTGCTGCCGTTGGGGACAGTGCCAAAGCGGAAGGGTGGATACTGCTCCTGTGGCCTCTGGAACTGCAATGGGGAGCCCCAGGGGGTGATATCACATGGTGCCCATGTCTTTCCATGTCCCCAGCATGTCTCCTCCCCGCAGCCAGCCCTCTACTCATGCACTCCTGCCCAGCCAACTGGCAGTGATGTGTAGCTCCACACACATCACTGCCAGTAACTtcaaaaaaggatttttttagggattttttagGGTTCCCACCCCAATGATCACCTTCCTGTCACTCAGCCCTGACACAGTGTCAATATACTGCTCCTGGATCATGAAGGCAGCCAGGTTGGCCGTGTAGCTGGCGAGGAAGATGACAGCGAAGAAGGCCCAGATGAGCACCATGATCTTGCTGGTGGTGCCCTTGGGGTTCTCGATGGGGACTGAGTTGTTGAAGACCAGAGCCCACAGCAACCACACGGACTTTCCAATGGTGAAGGAAGGACCTCCCGGCCCTGCAGAGACAGGGAACAGAGATTTGTCAGCCCAGCCAGGGATGTGTGtcccccctcccagctcccaccttTCCCAACTCACTCTTGCCGCTGGTGAGGTTCTGGTTGTAGCCAACGGGGCTGAAATACTCGAACACAAAGACGGTGATGGCCACCACAGTGAGGCACATGACAAACATCATGACCCACACGGCTGGGCTATAAGGCTCTGCAAAGCAAGTAGAACTTTGTGAGCCTCCAAGGACATTCCCTGATCCTCTGAGGACTGCAAGGAGCCCTCTTGGATGGATGGGGCTCATCCTGAATGTTGCCCCTCCTTGGAGAAGAATTAGAGGTTGGCAGCACCATGGCCAAGCAACTCTACAGGGAATCAGGAGGGAAGGGGGTTGCTACAGAGCTAAGGGATGCAGCCATGCTTCCCTGCCTAGACCAAATCAGGCTCTCACTAACAGGGAGATCTTTACAAAATGCTACCCATCTCCAGGGTCACTGCAGAAGGGTTTCCCATGGGATCACAGGTTGTCCCCCATGATGGTTCTGGCCACAGGACTGTGCTTGCATCAAGCACAGAACCAGCCCCCCAGCCCTtctcagccctggggagaacCCCCCGTGAGTGGTGACGGGCAATGAGCCCCTGCCTGCCCAAGATGAtctgggatggagcagcaggagcactgcGGATGCATCCGAGCCATCAACGTGCAGCCACCGAGGTCCGTTTATCAGCGTGTCTTTCGCTGTCAGGGAGGAGAGGCCTCCCCTGATGGGGATGTGGCTCACTAGTGCAAAGGCAggagacacagggacatggggaccgCAGACTCCGACCCTGCCAAACCAGGGCGGGATGCTCCGTCTGTCCCTGGGACTGGTGAAGGTGACCCTGCTTCTGTGAGAGTCTGGGCTTCGTGGTGTGGGGGGgacaggatgaggaggatgTGCCCAGGCTGATTGTCCCAGCTTCCATGGCATCCCTCGCACCATCCTGCACCCTCCCCACACAAGAGCCCAgtgccagctgagctgggacattgctgctgtgcccttgctgAATGCAGAGAGCCCTGCCCAAGCTGAATTTCCTGATGACATTGGCCCATCCTCCCCTTCCTaggctgcagctttgctggtgTAAAACTcattaaataaaacttttagcACTGGCGGTTTCCTACACTTGGCTTAACCACTGGCTCTGGTGACGGTAGCAGAGATGGGTCCCCAAAGCAGAGCTCCAAGCTGGCAAATCCTCCCAAGtccccatcctccctcctccacacaaaaaaaggaagaggagaaaaccaCTGAGCCCAGCCTTAGTCTCCAGCCTCCATCTCCATAATAAAAGGATTATTCaggcagggaagaaaggagCCCCAAAGCCGACAGCACAATCTCCTTCCCGTATGACttaggctttttttccttgaaagttGTTAAAACGGAACAATATTTCCAGTTTGCATTTGAAGGAAGCATGGGATGAACCTGGAGAAAGACGGGGGACACAGGGCTCACCCAGGAAAGCGGAGGGGGACACGGTGCCGTTGCTCCGGGCCACCATGACGCTGATGCCTGTCTCCACAAAGGGCACAGAGAAGTCCACAATCTCGGACCGCTCCTCATTGATGGTGAGGGAGCCAATGGCCATGTCTGCACGCTTGTAGTACACCTGGAAAAGGGGCAGGTGAGCTTGGGATGGGCAGAGGGACAAGCAGAGGGACCCAGACCACTTTCCCCAGGCATTTCCTTAtctccagcatttccagccttaatttctgcctttttaaaaaaaaaaaaaaaatattatcttccTAAGGATCAGGGGCACAGACACAACCTGCTGTGGGGTTGTAAGTGTTCATCTGATGACTCCTCCAGGGAGGAGCTCATGCCAAGCTGTCCGCTGCCCACAGTCCCACCACAAATTCCATCTTCACCAGGAAAGGCCCAGGTCAGGGGTGAGTGGTACCCTCCAGGGAGTGTCGAAGCAGGGTCTGAGCCATGCCCATCCCTACCTCACCAATCATGCCATTCCAGACCCCACGGACGATCTTGCCATGTTTGCCATTGGTCACCAGGTAGAGGTCATAGGAGAACTTCACTGCCTTGGCCAGCTTCTTCAGGATGTCGATGCAGAAACCTTTGCAGCACAGCTTGGTGTAGGGATCCACAAGGCCATCACCACTGGAAACACACCAGGAAAGATGGGTTGGACCAAACAGAGatgctctgagcaccctggaCACCATGTGCCAAGGGAGTGGTGGCCAGACTTGCCgagctccatgtccctgctcACCTCTGGGAGGAGTTGGTCTGCTTGCGGCAGGGCACGGTGTTGCGCACGCAGACCCCCGTGCTGGGGTCCGTGTTCTCCACGATGACGAAGGGTCTCTCCTCCAGGGTGGCCACTGTCAGGTGGCGGTTGTCGACCACGGGCTGCATGAAGGAGCCGTAGCGGGGCCACACCGGGTACTTCATGTGGATGATGCCTTTCTCCCACTTGCCCACCTATCCCCAAGGGAGAGCACATGGTCAACCCAGCGAGGGGCTCTGGGGGTCACACATGATCCCATATCCATCCTCCCATCTTTGGGGCTTATTCCTTGTGAGCCCCATCTCAGcatccctttccctttcctttgggACCAGCCATGGTACTTTTGGGTTTTGCATGGTACAACCCACCCCAAGGTGGGACCCCAGCCTGTGCATGGCCCCAGGATCACCCTGCTCAGCCACGACACAGTGTGCCCATTTTAGAGGGCCTGGGGGTCTTACCATCTCCCAGAGCCGGTGCTGGTTGAGCGTGATCACCACCATGGTGGGCTTGACCAGGTAGCCACCTTCATTGAAGGAGAAGTCCCTGTGCTCCCATGTCACATTGAGAAGGTGCCTGGTGAGACATAGAGCCTATAAGCCCTTGGCTGTGCAGCCTTGCACTGTacagccctcctcctcctcctccaccttcACTCAGGCTGCCACATGTCCCATGGAGACATGtggggctgagagctggggaCCAGCTTTAACCCCCATGCAAGGGGCAGAGGGGAGCTGGAGAAAGCTCTTCTAGCAAGGAGGCAGCAAGGATGATGGCCCACTATGAGGCTGAGGATGCACAGAATGCCAAAGCAGCCCTGAGGTGCCACAGAACTGTGATAGTCTCCCTGAGACCCCCCAGGGTCCTAAGTCACCAAGAAACATGGGAAAAGACAAGGGAGATGCTGGGAGATCTCTGGGGAGATGCTCCAGGAGAATCGCAGCCAAGAGGCATGGACTACCAGCTGTAGCACTCAGTGAGCATCATCCTTGCTGCtcaccagctccatccccctcctcccctgccctttCCCTCACCTTTTCCCCACTCCTCCCATTTCACACCCAGCCCAGGGGGTCCCCAGTCCTCACCGGTAGAAGCTTGAGTTGGTGGCAGTAGCCCTGGTGGGGGTCCAGCAGTCCCGCCCCACCTCTGGGAGGTAGCCATGGGCACGGAAGAAGCTGGCTGCCCCCATGGCAATGATGGCCACGCCATCCCGCACCTTCTGCCGCAGGCTCAGCTTCCAGCTCTCCGTCACCACGCTGATGAGGCCGACCGGGAAGGAGGAAGGTGGCACCTCCATGTTGCCCACTGTCATGCTGGGCACAATCCAGATGTATCCTGGCCCCACAAGCCCAGCTTGTTCTGCCATGGAGAAGAGATACTCGGCCTCCTCTCGGGAGCAGTAAACAATGAGGACCTGGGCATCAATCTGGCGCAAGAGCCGCTGcgtcctggagctgctctgctcctggctcatCTCAAAGGTGAGCACCTCTTGCAGCTCCCAACCAAAGTAGCTGGCATCCGTGAAGGAGCGGATGACGTCCAGGAAGATGTTGTAGCCTGGGTAGAGGCTGGTGATGACAGCAAAGGAGCCCCAGTCATATTCCTCCAGCACCTTGAAGATCACTTGGATTTGCTGCTCGATGGAGACACCCAACTGCAGGAAAGCTGATCCAGGCTcctgagggaggagagggatCAGGGGTTGCTCTGGCATAATGATCCAGGTCTCATGCACCCATGCAAGCCTCCTTGAATTTGCCATCATGAAAAGTTCAAGATTGCCATGAACCAGTGTGGTCCATGGGCTGGAGACACCCAAAATCAGACTAATGCTCCTCCAAAGAACTTCACCCCATGCAAAGGGTCAACTCCTGCAGCCTCACATCCATTTCTTAGCATATTGACCAAAAATTTCTCCATCCTCCAAAGGAGATCACCAGTTTCTCCTTAAACCAGGGGAAGGAGGTGGGCAAGAGTTCTGCCAGGAGCAtaaatcccatccctgctccatctcactacctgcagccagagcctgtgtggctccttccctccctctccacctCCCTGGCCATCTGGCCTCTCATTAGCAAACCTTAATTGGTCTGATTCTGTCTTAAATGATTCAGCAAATGGCAGTTGCCAAAGGTCACGTGCAGGCAGCAGGTTTTGCCGCCCAGACCCTCCCTACCTCTAGAGAAGTAGTCTGGGGTGAGCCCCAGAGAATGCCAGACATGAAGGAGGAGGCAGATCCCTCCACTGACCCTGAAATACACAACCCTTggagaaagctgcagaaaatcACCCGGACAGCAAAGCCATGGATATTTTTCCATTGCTCCAGGCTCCTTCTGAGCCCCCTACACCCACTTGAGTCCCCTGCACCAACCAGAGCCCACCACACCCGTTGCCACCCACCCACAATGCACTCGAGGTGCTCCATGAGCACCAGTGAGTACAGACAGGGCTGTGGGGGTGCAATCCAGGGGGATTGGACGCCAAACCA
This window of the Motacilla alba alba isolate MOTALB_02 chromosome 18, Motacilla_alba_V1.0_pri, whole genome shotgun sequence genome carries:
- the GRIN2C gene encoding glutamate receptor ionotropic, NMDA 2C → MEERGEGKEEVLPPFLSGIGAGPGARRGGPLSGGRAAYPPFPPFHRGWRPAPKLRRGGRTHVLSFHRPRAPPSLHPRIPPPRSSRPSRPGSPAGPGAGGDGCRGSEVAETPAATGPPPVHTRSAPAPSFLRSRPCLQPPLQSRRRRRRQGRAGTDGGRRSSPPAAAGADPAPGGCPAGGEALEEPSPRWDEPRRSRGACRHRAAAVPDTLVDMGRAPAHALLLSMVLGCSAAFTDILLPGPEEPVVNVAVVFGGTSYPLHIRSRLSPQSFLDMPLEIHPITVVVNNTNPSTLLTQICDILAGHKIHGIVFEDNVGTEAVAQILDFISSQTQVPIISISGGSAVVLTPKEPGSAFLQLGVSIEQQIQVIFKVLEEYDWGSFAVITSLYPGYNIFLDVIRSFTDASYFGWELQEVLTFEMSQEQSSSRTQRLLRQIDAQVLIVYCSREEAEYLFSMAEQAGLVGPGYIWIVPSMTVGNMEVPPSSFPVGLISVVTESWKLSLRQKVRDGVAIIAMGAASFFRAHGYLPEVGRDCWTPTRATATNSSFYRHLLNVTWEHRDFSFNEGGYLVKPTMVVITLNQHRLWEMVGKWEKGIIHMKYPVWPRYGSFMQPVVDNRHLTVATLEERPFVIVENTDPSTGVCVRNTVPCRKQTNSSQSGDGLVDPYTKLCCKGFCIDILKKLAKAVKFSYDLYLVTNGKHGKIVRGVWNGMIGEVYYKRADMAIGSLTINEERSEIVDFSVPFVETGISVMVARSNGTVSPSAFLEPYSPAVWVMMFVMCLTVVAITVFVFEYFSPVGYNQNLTSGKRPGGPSFTIGKSVWLLWALVFNNSVPIENPKGTTSKIMVLIWAFFAVIFLASYTANLAAFMIQEQYIDTVSGLSDRKFQRPQEQYPPFRFGTVPNGSTERNIRSNYPDMHTHMVKYNQRSVEDALTSLKMGKLDAFIYDAAVLNYMAGKDEGCKLVTIGSGKVFATTGYGIALQKDSRWKRAIDLALLQFLGDGETQKLETVWLSGICQNEKNEVMSSKLDIDNMAGVFYMLLVAMGLSLLVFAWEHLVYWKLRHSVPKSHKLDFLLAISRGIYSCFNGVQTLSSPGRVPTPDVTASSAQANVLKMLQAAKEMVTTASVGGSLEQATRTIEDWSNHSERLQTTFSLRTPQLVVQNSTGAHRGPPSGPHPAERLGRAYAPKGAPLGLPLPQPIPVDSRLHGEENWRGENEHLHLLHPLKFRGGCVGDEALTGFPHLLVKTSPGGDYGEQMLVGNHVGAPLPPPTSPRDLPPPDIYREHKRPSGRGDRLQNNPLVQRDGAHGGSGTLPRLLSAAEKKREVGSAFLPPSCSRGAFPKVTRTCRARGEPARPEAAVMEREKLSRWASSARAPGERGEKRRPAGLRRCGAPRPAARADVPDLFPEAEAGYGCGSRCPQAAGRLPPRSPVTRLPSYREACRQNPRATFTVPACDPHACVNSYANLPLYARRLSRGSAPSREHPGLHPCDRGSGRWDSACRDCGRRGELALLRAVGAERRDPLVARGVASPCAGGSWRRVSSLESEV